A window of Bradyrhizobium sp. AZCC 1610 contains these coding sequences:
- a CDS encoding S41 family peptidase, with product MQLIHVATDFDRFTRPFRNLTYGAFLDPDRDVPISATAAIDQVALDELVGKYDFGQSSSSRDRMGPASNFSGIGADIELKSSGARVLRPLDNSPSAEAGLRPGDIITEIDGSSVKGLTLSQVIARLRGPVNSQTRLKISRAQVAPIEIAVTRAPIYVPGVELQVKIDAGNLVAEATGPWPILDFEKGKPVRLKAISGSEFHVDNGDQTRITFVRDSNGKVASAVLNAGPREQRGRLVTKRAS from the coding sequence ATGCAACTCATCCATGTTGCGACCGACTTCGACCGTTTCACCCGTCCGTTTCGCAACCTGACCTACGGCGCCTTCCTGGATCCCGACCGGGACGTGCCGATATCAGCAACCGCGGCGATCGATCAAGTCGCGCTCGATGAACTCGTCGGCAAATACGATTTCGGACAGTCATCGAGCTCGCGGGACAGAATGGGTCCTGCTAGCAACTTTTCCGGGATCGGCGCTGACATCGAATTGAAAAGCAGCGGCGCGCGAGTTCTTCGGCCTCTCGATAATTCGCCCTCGGCTGAGGCTGGATTGAGACCGGGTGATATCATCACGGAAATTGACGGCAGCTCAGTCAAGGGTCTTACGTTGAGCCAGGTCATCGCGAGGTTGCGAGGCCCGGTCAATTCGCAGACCCGGCTGAAAATCTCACGCGCGCAGGTTGCTCCGATCGAGATCGCTGTTACGCGGGCGCCCATCTACGTCCCCGGTGTCGAGTTACAGGTCAAGATAGACGCCGGGAATTTGGTCGCAGAGGCGACGGGACCTTGGCCGATCCTGGATTTCGAGAAGGGCAAACCTGTCCGCTTGAAAGCAATATCCGGCAGCGAATTTCATGTCGACAACGGGGACCAGACGCGGATTACCTTCGTAAGGGACTCGAATGGGAAAGTAGCGAGCGCAGTACTGAATGCCGGACCGCGGGAGCAAAGAGGCCGCCTGGTAACTAAACGAGCTTCCTAG